The Nocardia higoensis genome window below encodes:
- a CDS encoding histone deacetylase, with protein sequence MPDYVWYAAYGSNLHAQRLAYYIEGGTPPGTNHVYPGFRDQTPPLKTRALTLPGTIYFAWNSPVWTGGVAFYATEPAAGWPTDAAVRGYLLTTGQFSDLLTQEMYREPSEDLDLTEVLTAGRSQLGPGRYETLVLADTIDGWPVLTFTSPWDVNTVELQRPSERYVRMVSSGLHEAHRWPAARIRDYLRERPGIRGEWRDEDLTEVVHQALSQHESD encoded by the coding sequence ATGCCCGACTACGTCTGGTACGCCGCCTACGGCTCCAACCTCCATGCCCAGCGGCTGGCGTACTACATCGAGGGCGGGACCCCGCCGGGGACAAACCACGTCTATCCCGGCTTCCGAGACCAAACACCTCCACTCAAAACCCGCGCGTTGACGCTGCCAGGAACGATCTACTTCGCCTGGAACAGTCCAGTCTGGACTGGTGGAGTCGCCTTCTACGCCACCGAACCGGCTGCTGGTTGGCCCACGGACGCCGCAGTCCGCGGCTACCTCCTGACCACTGGCCAGTTCTCAGATCTGCTCACACAGGAGATGTACCGCGAACCCTCCGAGGACCTCGACCTCACCGAGGTCCTCACGGCCGGCCGTAGCCAGCTCGGCCCCGGCAGGTACGAGACCCTCGTCCTGGCCGACACCATCGACGGCTGGCCCGTGCTGACGTTTACCTCTCCGTGGGACGTGAACACTGTTGAGCTGCAACGACCTTCGGAGCGGTACGTCAGAATGGTGAGCAGCGGCCTGCATGAGGCCCACCGCTGGCCCGCTGCCCGCATCCGGGACTACCTGCGCGAGCGCCCCGGGATTCGCGGTGAGTGGCGCGACGAAGACCTCACCGAGGTTGTGCACCAAGCTCTCTCACAGCATGAGAGCGACTAG
- a CDS encoding DUF2637 domain-containing protein, producing MGPIGHVTDIGFVLTHGVPGPIGEVLLHGAHCSRARRAISRRASSAAARVAAEVLMARWLIAAAVARAAMRAGESGAAGAFAIASARRRSRSARTTARCSSS from the coding sequence GTGGGGCCGATAGGGCATGTCACCGACATAGGGTTCGTACTGACTCACGGTGTGCCGGGACCAATCGGCGAGGTGCTCCTGCACGGGGCTCACTGCTCGCGGGCGAGGCGGGCGATCTCACGGCGTGCTTCCTCGGCGGCCGCGCGGGTGGCCGCTGAGGTGCTGATGGCACGGTGGCTGATCGCGGCGGCGGTCGCTCGGGCTGCGATGCGGGCGGGCGAGTCGGGGGCGGCGGGGGCTTTCGCGATCGCTTCGGCCCGGCGCCGCTCGCGCTCGGCTCGCACGACCGCGCGCTGCTCGAGTTCGTAG